A part of Diceros bicornis minor isolate mBicDic1 chromosome 32, mDicBic1.mat.cur, whole genome shotgun sequence genomic DNA contains:
- the PIEZO1 gene encoding piezo-type mechanosensitive ion channel component 1 isoform X3, producing the protein MEPHVLGALLYWLLLPFALLAACLLRFNALSLVYLLFLLLLPWLPGPSRHSLRGHTGRLLRALLVFSLLFLVAHVAFQICLHTVPHLDQLLGPSCSPWETLSRHIGVTRLDLKDIPNAVRLVGPDLGIVVVSSVCLGLCRRLTRETRQSQHARELDDDEREVDTGYAAGLWGAPALAPKQRSRLAARFRITAHWLLVAAGRTLAIVLLALAGIAHPSAFSSVYFLLFLAICTWWACHFPISPLGFSALCVMVGCFGAGHLICLYCYQTPFAQALLPPTSIWARVFGLKDFVAPTNCSSPSVLVLNTSHDWPVYVSPGILLLLCYTVTSLLKLRTCQPLDQRKEVAGGDKEREVELTEMDQWPQGQARAVATKEEGVAQRMVPTPTGPDSEADNCIVHDLTSHSPVQQRPLYPRLAEPQETSPLHGLGHLIMDQSYVCALIAMMVWSITYHSWLTFVLLLWACLIWTVRSRHQLATLCSPFILLYGLVLCGLRYVWAMDLRPELPTTLGPVSLRQLGLEHTRYPCLDLGAMLLCTLTFWLLLRQFVKEKLLQRAGAPPVLTEVTVADTEPTRTRTLLRSLGRLVTGLYAKYWIYVCAGMFVVVSFAGRLVVYKIVYMFLFLLCLTLFQVYYSLWRKLLKVFWWLVVAYTMLVLIAVYTFQFQDFPTYWRNLTGFTDEQLGDLGLEQFSVSELFSSILVPGFFLLACILQLHYFHQPFMQLTDLEHARHPRPHPAHRQDAVSRTPLLEQEEEEEAPREEGQSTAGPPQATQVPEATANKWGLVAERLLDLATGFSDILTRAQVFVGRLLELHVFKLVALYTVWVALKEVSVMNLLLVVLWAFALPYPRFRPMASCLSTVWTCIIIVCKMLYQLKVVRPHEYSSNCTEPLPNSTNLQKAEIHQSLLYRGPVDPANWFGVRKGFPNLGYIQNHLQILLLLVFEAVVYRRQEYHRRQHQLAPLPAQAVCADGTRQRLDKDLLSCLKYFINFFFYKFGLEICFLMAVNVIGQRMNFMVILHGCWLVAILTRRRRGTIARLWPNYCLFLALFLLYQYMLCLGIPPALCIDYPWRWSQAIPMNSALIKWLYLPDFFRAPNSTNLISDFLLLLCASQQWQVFSAERTEEWQRMAGVNTDHLEPLRGEPNPVPNFIHCRSYLDVLKVAVFRYLFWLVLVVVFVTGATRISIFGLGYLLACFYLLLFGTALLQKDTHARLVLWDCLILYNVTVIVSKNMLSLLSCVFVEQMQSSFCWVIQLFSLACTVKGYYDPREMLSRDQDCLLPVEEAGVLWDSVCFLFLLLQRRVFLSHYFLHVRAELQATALLASRGFALYNAANLKSIDLHRKAEEKSLAQLKRQMERIRAKQEKHRQGRSHLQNPPDPGQEPVIHSGDYFLFESDSEEEEEEAQPEDPRPSAQSAFQMAYQAWVTNAQTVLRRQREERAQQEQGGQLPLGGGPGQEAEPVEDPEDEVAGHSHVMQRVLSTMQFLWVLGQALVDGLTRWLHTFTRHHSAMSDVLRAERYLLAQELLRGGEVHRGLLDQLYTSEAEAAPRGSSEARDAPSTASSGLGAEEPLSSMTDTSSPLSTGYNTRSSSEELVTESRAALRGSLELPSNARTWTRTASELLLHRCLPIPELEEAERFTEGQGRVLRLLQAVYQCVAAHSELLCYFIIVLNHMVTASAASLVLPVLVFLWAMLSIPRPSKRFWMTAIIFTEVTVVTKYLFQFGFFPWNSHTVLRRHENKPYFPPRILGLEKSDSYIKCDLVQLLALFFHRSQLLCYGLWDHEEEPLPEEHDRGGGKKWAEEEPALLGPQTEAGTGPQKEPGVAAAPTEDDIQVAVRDGPPESPVDLKPHDKRRVTLRFRRRRKENAEPRGLAATEAEDGDQEEEKEAAATGREKRRSRPQERVRAAGLWLQSFCLSLAQSMYRPLRRFFHDILHTKYRAATDVYALMFLADVVDFIIIIFGFWAFGKHSAARDITSSLSDDQVPEAFLVMLLIQFSTMVVDRALYLRKTVLGKLAFQVVLVLAIHLWMFFILPAVTERMFSQNAVAQLWYFVKCIYFALSAYQIRCGYPTRILGNFLTKKYNHLNLFLFQGFRLVPFLVELRAVMDWVWTDTTLSLSNWMCVEDIYANIFIIKCSRETEKKYPQPKGQKKKKIVKYGMGGLIILFLVAIIWFPLLFMSLVRSVVGVVNQPIDVTVTLKLGGYEPLFTMSAQQPSIVPFTHHAYEALSRQFDPHPLAMQFISQYSPEDIVTAQIEGSSGALWRISPPSRAQMKRELYNGTTDITLRFTWNFQRDLAKGGNVEYTNEKHTLDLAPNSTARRQLASLLEGTSDQSVVIPNLFPKYIRAPNGPEANPVKQLQPSECGQGCCGVGAGAGPQPYKRVMASDGLLAWTQTRRLTTSVCASSCGGNVWARGPLASSSGGSLSCRTARPTATYYPWSSSVTRSARPAWASWPATGSWGSTCPLCWSSASSCAASSVRSHTPSCSRSCRAWTASSSCARTSSWCGRRGSWS; encoded by the exons GACGATGATGAGAGGGAAGTGGACACTGGCTACGCAGCAGGACTTTGGGGAGCCCCTGCACTGGCCCCTAAACAGCGGTCTCGGCTGGCTGCCCGGTTCCGGATCACAGCCCACTGGCTGCTGGTGGCCGCTGGGCGAACGCTGGCCATAGTGCTGCTCGCGCTGGCAG GCATCGCCCACCCCTCGGCCTTCTCCAGCGTCTACTTCCTGCTCTTCCTGGCCATCTGCACCTGGTGGGCCTGCCACTTTCCCATCAGCCCCCTAGGCTTCAGCGCACTCTGTGTCATGGTAGGCTGCTTTGGCGCCGGCCATCTCATCTGCCTCTACTGCTACCAGACGCCCTTCGCCCAGGCCCTGCTCCCACCTACCAGCATCTGGGCCAG GGTGTTCGGTCTCAAGGACTTTGTGGCTCCCACCAACTGCTCCAGTCCCAGCGTGCTGGTCCTTAACACCAGCCACGATTGGCCCGTCTACGTGAGCCCTGGCATCTTGCTGCTTCTCTGCTACACGGTGACCTCACTCCTGAAGCTCCGCACATGCCAGCCCCTCGACCAG AGGAAGGAGGTGGCCGGGGGCGACAAGGAGCGGGAGGTGGAGCTGACCGAGATGGACCAGTGGCCCCAGGGCCAGGCCAGGGCTGTGGCCACCAAGGAGGAGGGGGTTGCCCAG CGCATGGTGCCCACGCCCACGGGGCCTGACTCGGAGGCCGACAACTGCATTGTGCATGACCTGACCAGCCACAGCCCCGTCCAGCAGCGCCCCC TGTACCCCAGGCTGGCTGAACCTCAAGAGACGTCTCCGCTGCACGGCCTGGGCCACCTCATCATGGACCAGAGCTACGTGTGCGCCCTCATTGCCATGATG GTGTGGAGCATCACCTACCACAGCTGGCTGACCTTCGTGCTGCTGCTCTGGGCCTGCCTCATCTGGACAGTGCGCAGCCGCCACCAGCTGGCCACGCTCTGCTCGCCCTTCATCCTGCTCTACGGGCTGGTGCTGTGTGGCCTGCGCTACGTGTGGGCCATGGACCTGCGTCCCGAGCTGCCCACCACCCTGGGCCCCGTCAGCCTGCGCCAGCTGGGGCTGGAGCACACCCGCTACCCCTGCCTGGACCTGGGCGCCATG CTGCTGTGCACTCTGACCTTCTGGCTCCTGCTGCGGCAGTTTGTCAAGGAGAAGCTGCTGCAGAGGGCGGGAGCGCCCCCTGTGCTGACAGAGGTGACTGTGGCAGACACAG AGCCCACGCGGACGCGGACGCTGCTCCGGAGCCTGGGGAGGCTGGTCACGGGCCTCTACGCCAAGTACTGGATCTACGTGTGTGCGGGCATGTTCGTTGTGGTCAGCTTCGCCGGCCGCCTCGTTGTCTACAAGATCGTCTACATGTTCCTCTTCCTGCTCTGCCTCACCCTCTTCCAG GTCTACTACAGCCTGTGGCGGAAGCTGCTCAAGGTCTTCTGGTGGCTGGTGGTGGCCTACACCATGCTGGTGCTCATCGCTGTCTACACCTTCCAGTTCCAGGACTTCCCCACGTACTGGCGCAACCTGACAGGCTTCACTGATGAGCA GCTGGGGGACCTGGGCCTGGAGCAGTTCAGTGTGTCCGAGCTCTTCTCCAGCATCCTCGTGCCCGGCTTCTTCCTGCTCGCCTGCATCCTGCAGCTGCACTACTTCCACCAGCCCTTCATGCAGCTCACCGACCTGGAACACGCCCGCCACCCGCGCCCGCACCCGGCTCACAG GCAGGACGCGGTGAGCAGAACCCCGCTGctagagcaggaggaggaggaggaggcccccAGGGAAGAGGGGCAGAGCACGGCTGGCCCCCCCCAGGCCACACAGGTCCCGGAAG CCACAGCCAACAAGTGGGGCCTGGTGGCCGAGCGGCTGCTGGACCTGGCCACTGGTTTCTCGGACATCCTCACCCGTGCCCAGGTGTTCGTGGGGCGCCTGCTGGAGCTGCATGTCTTCAAGCTGGTGGCCCTGTACACCGTCTGGGTGGCCCTGAAAGAG GTGTCAGTGATGAACCTCCTGCTGGTGGTGCTGTGGGCCTTTGCCCTGCCATACCCCCGCTTCCGGCCCATGGCCTCCTGCCTGTCCACCGTGTGGACCTgcatcatcatcgtgtgcaagATGCTCTACCAGCTCAAGGTGGTCCGCCCGCATGAGTACTCCAGCAACTGCACTGAG ccccttcCCAACAGCACGAACCTGCAGAAGGCCGAGATCCACCAGTCCTTGCTGTACCGCGGGCCCGTCGACCCCGCCAACTGGTTTGGGGTGCGGAAGGGCTTCCCAAACCTGGGCTACATCCAG AACCACCTGCAGatcctgctgctgctggtgttCGAGGCTGTGGTGTACCGGCGCCAGGAGTACCACCGCCGGCAGCACCAGCTGGCCCCGCTGCCCGCACAGGCCGTCTGCGCCGACGGCACCCGCCAGCGGCTGGACAAGGACCTGCTCAGCTGCCTCAAGTACTTCATCAACTTCTTCTTCTACAAATTTGGGCTGGAG ATCTGCTTCCTGATGGCCGTGAACGTGATTGGGCAGCGCATGAACTTCATGGTCATCCTGCACGGCTGCTGGCTGGTGGCCATCCTCACCCGCCGGCGGCGCGGGACCATTGCCCGCCTCTGGCCCAACTACTGCCTCTTCCTGGCACTCTTCCTGCTGTACCAGTACATGCTGTGCCTGGGCATCCCTCCCGCCCTGTGCATCG ACTACCCGTGGCGCTGGAGCCAGGCCATCCCCATGAACTCTGCACTCATCAAGTGGCTGTACCTGCCCGACTTCTTCAGGGCCCCCAACTCCACCAACCTCATCA GTGACTTCCTCCTGCTGCTCTGTGCctcccagcagtggcaggtgttCTCGGCCGAGCGCACCGAGGAGTGGCAACGCATGGCCGGTGTCAACACCGACCACCTGGAGCCGCTGCGAGGGGAGCCCAACCCCGTGCCCAACTTCATTCACTGCAG GTCCTACCTCGACGTGCTAAAGGTGGCCGTCTTCCGCTACCTCTTCTGGCTGGTGCTGGTAGTGGTGTTCGTCACGGGGGCCACCCGCATCAGCATCTTCGGGCTGGGCTACCTGCTGGCCTGCTTCTACCTGCTGCTCTTCGGCACCGCCCTGCTGCAGAAGGACACACACGCCCGTCTCGTGCTGTGGGACTGCCTCATTCTCTACAACGTCACCGTCATTGTCTCCAAGAACATGCTCTCG ctcctgTCCTGCGTCTTCGTGGAGCAGATGCAGAGCAGCTTCTGCTGGGTCATCCAGCTTTTCAGCCTCGCGTGCACCGTCAAAGGCTACTATGACC ccagggagatgcTGAGCAGGGACCAGGACTGCCTGCTGCCTGTGGAGGAGGCCGGTGTCCTCTGGGACAGCGTCTGCTTCCTGTTCCTGCTGCTGCAGCGCCGCGTCTTCCTCAGCCACTACTTCCTGCACGTCAGGGCCGAGCTCCAGGCCaccgcccttctggcctccag GGGCTTTGCGCTCTACAACGCTGCCAATCTCAAGAGCATCGACCTGCACCGCAAGGCAGAGGAGAAGTCCTTAGCCCAGCTGAAGAGACA GATGGAGCGTATCCGGGCCAAGCAGGAGAAGCACAGGCAGGGCCGCAGCCACCTCCAGAACCCCCCGGACCCCGGCCAGGAGCCAG TCATCCACTCCGGGGACTACTTCCTGTTCGAGTCGgacagtgaggaggaggaggaggaggcccagCCCGAGGACCCCAGGCCATCAGCACAGAGCGCCTTCCAG ATGGCGTACCAGGCGTGGGTGACCAATGCCCAGACAGTGCTGAGGCGGCAGCGGGAGGAGCGGGCGCagcaggagcagggagggcagctgCCCCTGG GAGGAGGCCCGGGCCAGGAGGCGGAGCCAGTGGAGGACCCCGAGGACGAGGTGGCAG GCCACAGCCACGTGATGCAGCGAGTGCTGAGCACCATGCAGTTCCTGTGGGTGCTGGGGCAGGCGCTGGTGGATGGGCTGACGCGCTGGCTGCACACCTTCACACGGCACCACAGCGCCATGAGTGATGTGCTGCGTGCTGAGCGCTACCTGCTCGCACAGGAgctgctcagg GGTGGCGAGGTGCACCGGGGCCTGCTGGACCAGCTGTACACAAGCGAGGCTGAGGCCGCGCCAAGAGGCTCCTCGGAGGCCCGCGATGCACCGAGCACAGCGTCAAG CGGGCTGGGGGCTGAGGAGCCGCTAAGCAGCATGACCGACACCAGCAGCCCCCTGAGCACCGGCTACAACACCCGCAGCAGCAGCGAGGAGCTGGTCACGGAGTCCAGGGCTGCCCTGCGCGGCTCCCTGGAGCTCCCCAGCAATGCTCGCACCTGGACGCGCACGGCCAGCGAACTGCTCCTCCACAG GTGCCTGCCCATCCCGGAGCTGGAGGAGGCTGAGCGGTTCACGGAGGGGCAGGGCCGGGTGCTGCGGCTGCTGCAGGCCGTGTACCAGTGTGTGGCCGCCCACTCGGAGCTGCTCTGCTACTTCATCATCGTCCTCAACCACATGGTCACCGCCTCGGCTGCCTCCCTCGTGCTGCCTGTGCTGGTCTTCCTGTGGGCCATGCTGTCCATCCCGCGGCCCAGCAAGCGCTTCTGGATGACCGCCATCATCTTCACCGAG GTCACGGTGGTCACCAAGTACTTGTTCCAGTTTGGCTTCTTCCCCTGGAACAGCCACACAGTGCTTCGGCGCCACGAGAACAAGCCCTACTTTCCGCCACGCATCCTGGGCCTGGAGAAGAGCGACAGCTACATCAAGTGCGACCTGGTGCAGCTCCTGGCCCTCTTCTTCCACCGTTCTCAGCTGCTG TGCTACGGCCTCTGGGACCACGAGGAGGAGCCGCTCCCCGAGGAGCACGACAGGGGTGGTGGGAAGAAGTGGGCTgaggaggagccagccctgctgggACCCCAGACCGAGGCGGGCACAGGGCCCCAGAAGGAGCCAGGGGTGGCCGCAGCCCCCACCGAGGACGACATCCAGGTGGCAGTGAGGGATGGTCCCCCAGAGTCCCCAGTGGACCTCAAGCCCCACGACAAGAGGCGCGTCACTCTGCGCtttaggaggagaaggaaggagaacgCAGAACCCAGAGGCCTGGCAGCCACTG AAGCTGAGGATGGGgaccaggaggaggagaaggaagcagcagccacagggagagagaagaggcgGAGCCGTCCCCAGGAAAGAGTGAGGGCAGCTGGGCTCTGGCTGCAGAGCTTCTGTCTGTCCCT AGCCCAGAGCATGTACCGGCCCCTGCGGCGTTTCTTCCATGACATTTTGCACACCAAGTACCGCGCGGCCACCGACGTCTACGCTCTCATGTTCCTGGCTGATGTCGTtgacttcatcatcatcatctttggcTTCTGGGCCTTTGGG AAGCACTCGGCAGCCAGGGACATCACATCGTCCCTGTCGGATGACCAGGTGCCTGAGGCCTTCCTGGTCATGCTCCTGATCCAGTTCAGCACCATGGTGGTTGACCGTGCCCTCTACCTGCGCAAGACAGTGCTGGGCAAGCTGGCCTTCCAGGTAGTCCTGGTGCTGGCCATCCACCTCTGGATGTTCTTCATCCTGCCCGCCGTCACTGAGAG GATGTTCAGCCAGAACGCGGTGGCCCAACTCTGGTACTTCGTGAAGTGCATCTACTTCGCCCTGTCCGCCTACCAGATACGCTGCGGCTATCCCACCCGCATCCTCGGCAACTTCCTCACCAAGAAGTACAACCACCTCAACCTCTTCCTTTTCCAGGG GTTCCGGCTGGTGCCGTTCCTGGTGGAGCTGCGGGCCGTGATGGACTGGGTGTGGACGGACACCACACTGTCCCTGTCCAATTGGATGTGCGTGGAGGACATCTACGCCAACATCTTCATCATCAAGTGCAGCCGAGAGACAGAGAAG AAATATCCCCAGCCCAAGGggcagaagaagaagaagattgtcAAGTATGGCATGGGTGGCCTCATCATCCTGTTCCTTGTGGCTATCATCTGGTTCCCACTGCTCTTCATGTCGCTGGTGCGCTCTGTGGTCGGTGTTGTCAACCAGCCCATTGACGTCACTGTCACCCTCAAGCTGGGCGGGTATGAG CCCCTGTTCACCATGAGCGCCCAGCAGCCGTCCATCGTGCCCTTCACACACCACGCCTACGAGGCGCTGTCCAGGCAGTTTGACCCCCACCCG CTGGCCATGCAGTTCATCAGCCAGTACAGCCCTGAGGACATCGTCACAGCGCAGATCGAGGGCAGCTCTGGGGCACTGTGGCGCATCAGCCCGCCAAGCCGGGCCCAGATGAAGCGGGAGCTGTACAACGGCACCACCGACATCACCCTGCGCTTCACCTGGAATTTCCAGAG GGACCTGGCCAAGGGCGGCAATGTGGAATACACCAATGAAAAGCACACCCTGGACCTGGCCCCCAATAGCACTGCGCGGCGGCAGCTGGCCAGCCTGCTCGAGGGCACCTCGGACCAGTCAGT GGTCATCCCCAACCTCTTCCCCAAGTACATCCGTGCCCCCAACGGACCTGAAGCCAACCCTGTGAAGCAGCTACAGCCCAGTGAGTGTGGGcaggggtgctgtggggtgggggctggggctgggcctcAGCCCTACAAGAGGGTGATGGCCTCTGACGGTCTCCTGGCTTGGACCCAGACGAGGAGGCTGACTACCTCGGTGTGCGCATCCAGCTGCGGAGGGAACGTGTGGGCTCGGGGGCCGCTGGCTTCCTCGAGTGGTGGGTCATTGAGCTGCAGGACTGCAAGGCCGACTGCAACCTACTACCCATGGTCATCTTCAGTGACAAGGTCAGCCCGCCCAGCCTGGGCTTCCTGGCCGGCTACGG GATCATGGGGCTCTACGTGTCCATTGTGCTGGTCATCGGCAAGTTCGTGCGCGGCTTCTTCAGTGAGATCTCACACTCCATCATGTTCGAGGAGCTGCCGTGCGTGGACCGCATCCTCAAGCTGTGCCAGGACATCTTCCTGGTGCGGGAGACGCGGGAGCTGGAGCTAG